Genomic segment of Lemur catta isolate mLemCat1 chromosome 2, mLemCat1.pri, whole genome shotgun sequence:
ATTAAGAACTAGTCACAATTAGatgaaaattgagattttttttccccctcaccaATTATTTGATGAAAACAGATCATCTCAGTTATAAGGAGAGTTTCTAAAAAGAATGACATTGTAATAAACTTCAAACCAGAGTTTAAACTCTGATCCTTTAGCACCATTAGAACACAGTGCTTTGAGTTTAAAAGACTCAACCTAGGTTTACTTAAGTACCTACTGACCATGAGGGAACTcagatgatttatttaattttaagggTAAAGATTGAATACTGTGGTAAGTCACACTTAAATATAGATTCTGACACAGAATAATAAATTCTATTCTGAACAGCAAGGCATCTAAGGATAACTATAAtttgtttagtattttaaaagccattttaattagaaattacaTCCTACATACAGGTGTTATTCCAAGAAGTTTCATTCCATTGGCTAGGACAGAACGGACAGCTTTGAAAAGTTGAAGTCTGGCctacaaaataaatcaaagaatgaTTAAATGTTCAATTCAGTAACAAGCTAtctataagtaaataaatgagaatggttttaaaagtgattttttcttctaatttaaagTAGGAACAAAATATCAAGGTACCCTAGAATTTACTGTAGTCAAGggaagataaattcctagaatcCCTTACAGTAAGACTGGTATACAAGGGGTCATGGGGTGGGAATGACAGTCTTATCATATGATATGGCTTCACATAAGGCAAACTTATGACTATAACACTTGATGTAGGAAAATATGTTTCATAGTCTAGCATGTTGGGAAGCATATAAACATTGATTGTTACAGCCCAACCAACATTGATTATTACAGCCTAATTATTACCTGAGTCAGTAAGTACAATGCTATAGATGAACaatataataatttagaaaaattttgagAAAGACAGTAATATTAGTACTAGGGTTGCTAGGGATTACACAGAGAACATTTAACATAACATACCCCAGCCACTTCAGGAGGACTATCTTTTATTTGCAGCGTTTTGTGTGCCACAGCTGCAAGATGactgaaacagaaagagaaatcatGATGAGTACCAGTAGCAATTTCTTGGTAATATATGAGTTTGCTATCTTACTCCCTgcaacttataaataaataaatcaaagctTAGAACCATTAAAGAATGTATCCACAGTTGTAAAGTGGAGACTGGAATTCACTGCTTTTCTATAACAGACAAAGTAAAACACACTAAACTCAAGCTTTACATCTTGGTCCTGGTTCTACTACTAACAGGTGGCAATTTTTGAGATTATGATTTCATtgttaattttacaaatataggGGATTCCTTTCCTCATTTAGGCAACCTATAATTAAAAGTATAACACGGCATGGCCTTTTCCCCTCTGCACAGTTAGAAGGTGGGGTAGAGACTAGTTATCAATCCACTCTGCACACACTGGCCACCTTTAAAGTATCTTTTCTGTTTAGGTATGGCAGCATAGAACAATGTGCCAGAAAAATGATGacattcattttggttttttgttgttgtttttgatagagtctcactttgtcgcccaggctagagtgcagtggtgtcatcatagctcactataacctcacaCTCCTCGGTtcatgtgatcctcctgtttcagcctcccgagtagctgggactataggcgcatggcaccacgcatggctaattttttctatttttagtagagacagggtcttgctcttattcaggctggtcttgaactcctgacctcaagtgatccttctgccttggcctcccagaatgctaggattacagatatgagccaccgtgctgggccaagacatttgttttaattattaaatgacATTTCGTAACACTTTCTGCTTCTTCATCTCTGTATGTCTAAGTGGcacttgaaggaagaaaaaatcttGTTTAAATCTGGGGAAGACAAGGTAAAAAGTATAAACAAGAAAACAGTCCCGATAAGTCTCCGATTTCAGTAGATTTTGAGTAAAatcaaaatttcctttcttaaataACTTTATGGGAAGATACAGCTGTTGCTATACAAGAGTACACTCAACTTCtattcaaagtttttaaaatagccaCTATGAGATGTCCATCAAAATGTCAGTGATTTGCCTCCCAGTGCATTCTCTACCctctagctaatttttctgtgcctCTGCGTAAAACCCTTTTATGGACCCCAGTGTCCTGAATGTAAGTCTAAATGCCTCCATACATGGCAAAGGGCTTGTACATGCTTCATGCCTCATCCCTCCTAGGACAATGCTTGTAGTTCCTTTAATATATTATGTTCTTACTCAACTCTGGGctttcccctccttcccagccacATTGCTTCTCCTGATTAATGTCTACTTCTTAGAAGTCTTCTCTGATCCCTCAAGGTTGGACTGGGTGACCTAACACGTCTCTTATGTTTACGCTATCATTACACATATGCACTGGGCTGTAACTATCTATGTGGTTGTCAGTTCCCATTTACCAGACTATAGTGACCATGCCTTATATCACTGAATGAACATTAATTGCTAATTTGCTAAGATGGAGTAAGAGTTCCTATAACTTAAGGAATATGAATTTTTAGGCCAACTGATTTGTTTATAGGAAAACTTTAAAGAAAGGTTCTTTGTCAGATCAGAAGGTCTCAAATGTTATTAACACTTGAAAATAGGAAGATTATAAAGTACCTCAGAGTTAGAAGGTAACTGACAATGTGTCTGGGTTGAAGGTCCAGAGATGATCTATAAAGCACCTCATcaaacctaaaagaaaaatgataggaGCAGTGGGCGGGGAAAGCCTGTGCACGTTACACTAAGCTAAGACATTAAGATGTTAAAAGATCTTGGATGTAAGATTGACTTGACATTGTTGAGAGTCGAAGGCATATGAAAAAAAAGCCTGTGTACATTTGAAGGCAAAGGcgcatttttctttcttacaaatTCCTTGATGTCAGGGACTTTCTAAGTCATCTTGATATTCCCTAGACCTAGTCCAGAGCAAAAACTTAAATCATTACTGTTAAATTGAATGTAAAAAACCATGTTTaggaacataaaatataaactagCAAACAAAGTCTACGCTCAGTGGTATGAAAACCAGGTTGGTTGATTTTTCTTCACATTAGCTACATATGAGTAAACTTTTCTGGTCCCGGAGAACCACTGACCCACTGTATGACAATCAAAGAAAACTGCTTTGTTCATACCCACCCATGTGCCTAATATTTACCAACAAGTCTAGCTTCACCAACAATGTCTGTGAGAACTAACAGGTGTGGGCTCTAGCCTAGTGTGGGGGCATcagatattaatagatacatgTATTTAAGACTGTGAACTGAAATTAAGGTGCAAATTAAGGACTTACAATCTCTGAAAAGCTGCACAAAGGCAGGGATTTTCCTTCACTTATCAGAGGGTGAGAAGATGCTCTTTTCCAAGACtaaaaattgagtttttattGGCTTTACATGGGCGTCAAGGAGGCTAAACATCTGTGCTAATTCAGCAGCGTTAAGATTGACTTTGAGCATTGGCTTAAAGGGCAGACAATTGCTTTTTGGGTATACCTTTGGGAAAGGTCTAGAGGCAGGAGGCAGCTTGTTGACTCTAGTGGTCAGCAATAACTCCATTTCAATAAGCAGAAGCAGGCTTGATATCAGAAACCTTCATACCTGAGAAGATGCTGGAGAACTGAAACAGACTGTGGTTCTTGTAGACAAGCAGTGTTGAAGTCATTCAGATAACCACATCCAAAATTCTCTTCCAAACTGTTACCAAAAGTTTAAAGTTCAAAACATCAAAGGATTAAATAAGTCATCCAAGAGCACACAGCTGCAAGTGATGAACATTACCTTGTGACACACAGTTCTGGGCTCATCTTTATACAGCCCTAGACTTCAATGCCATCATTGTTTGACCTAATATCTAAATTTTACCTAgatttgtttctttatctgtaccACTGGAGGTAACAGTATATTTTTTGGCAGGCTTATTCTGAGAACTAAATAAGCtagtatacataaaaatattttttagagaggtgctcaataaatattttttaaacagatttgaATAGATGTTGGAAAAGCCCAGAAAACAGGGCCTTTGGTCTTAGAATCACACCAGCCAAGACCCGGCCTGGAGAAGGACAGCGCATGATGGTTCCCTGCAGCCTCTTCTCACCTGTGGAGGCGGGCGTGTGTGTACTGTAGGAAGACTCCTGTGTCCCCACGACTCTGGAAAACACGATCCCAGCTGAACTGATAGTCAGATAAGAGTAAACCTCTGAAGTcctaaaataacagagaaaatctTCAGTGCTGGGATTTGCTCTAGTATCGAACAAAAGAAAAAGGTCTCATAGGTAGGAGTCTTAACAGACCTGAATAATAAGTGCTGCAAGCCCGACCCTCTCCGCAGTCTCCTGGGGGTTCTCAAGTTCTTTAGTTGCTGAAAAGGACAAAGGCAGCTTTCTTTAACCTGCATGACACTGTGCCAGAATCAGGGATCAAAGTGGACATAAAATCTGCCAAAAATGTATGTTGACAATCCAGAACAGTTTCACAGTGGACAATTTACTTTCCCAATTTAGGTTAATCTACCTTTGATAATGACATTTTCCCAGCCTacattaaatgggaaaaaattcaaatttatttttcttacaaatatCCTTTGTAAGACATCAAATATAGCTGATACTTAGTTTTCCAATAATGAAGGTTAAACAAAGTCATAAGGATTTGTGACTTGTATCCAATTTATACATGAGAACTTCATGTAACCACTCAGACAATGGACTGACAATGCTAAAGCTGTCCATGAAAAAAGGACCAAAGTTAtcaattcaaattatttttttttaagacagagtctccctctgttctgttgcctgggctagagtgccgtggcatcagcctagctcacagcagcctcaaactcctgggctcaagtgatccttctgcttcagcctcccaagtagctgggactacaggtatacgccaccatgcccggctcatttttttctctatatatatttttagttgtccagctaatttctttctaatttttagtagtttctaatttcttgctcaggctggtcttgaactcctgagctcaagcaatcctcccacctcagcctcccaatgtgctaggattacaggcgtaagccaccacgcccggcctcaaatCAGATTATTGAAATGAACAATTCCTGCACAGCAAATCTAAAAATTCTGGTACCTAGTGAAATTAGTGAAAGCTGTTTTTGACAAGGTTAGTGACACTTCAATGGAGGGACAGTTATAATAAATCACAATGCCCCAAAATCCAGCAAAACACAGAAGTGGCATGTAAGTTATAactttaacaacaaaaaactgaATTCACTTTTAATGGAAGCCATGTTCTGTAGCATCCTTAATTGAATCTCATTTAAAACATCTTCCAGAAAAGTGACATCTCCTCTTCGAGTCTTCATTCCCCGCACTACTCCAAAGGGCACGTGCTGGCACCTGAAATAGAGTGGGCATTTAGTTCACTGGAAGCTAAAAAAGAACTGCTAATCCAAGTATAAAAATAACACCCTTTCACAGAGTAGTctgaactaaaatattaataaaatgaaatatgatgtAATTTGTTGTATGCTACAAAAGATGTTAAGCACACAGCTTCATTTTATAGAGATAATCACTAACATGATTAAATTACTAGTTGCTTTTATGAGAAAAAAGAGATGAGGATTAAGAGTTTTGAAAATTAAGCCACTGAGAGTAGgtatctaataaaaatatacttttaaagtgTTTATAAGCTAGAAACTATTATAACCAAGACATAAATCAAATCTGCTTTTCCATAGTAATATCTTGAAACAAAGAATTGAAGTTTGAATGAAAAACTCTGACCACTAGGTACCTTTTTGGGCTCAGCTGCCCTCACAAATCTTTACTGAGCCTGAACAAGCAATTAGGAACCATGCAGACAGTACCTTTCTGCCCAGTCATATCCCATGATCTTCAGTATTTGGAACACTTGCTGAAAATGCTTTTGTTGCCCTTTATCTGTCTtgggaagaaaatgtatttaaaataacagtgaTAAATTAATCTACAAAAATAGGTTGGAGTTGAATCAAATTAACATATTTGAATTTTGAGAGACTAAAGTCACTGTCAgtcaatatgttttaaataaacaaaaaggatgCCACTGGGAGGATGTCTAAGTTGAGTGCTCTATAACAGAGGAAAACATTAATAAGAGCTGCAGCACTCCACTGTTGTCAGGAGGAAATGTGAACTTTAATCTTCTATTTAAATTCCTTCCCTCTCAGCTCTTTACGACCTTCATCTATAAGAAGACCAAAGCTAAGCTCTAAAAAAATGTCTGATGGCAACTTTTTTCTTAGTGGAAAGGGAGATTGCAAACAAAAAGGAAGGACACGGGGAAGATACTAGAATTACCACTCAGCAATataaaggaacaaactattggcACACACAACTTGGATGTATCTCAAGGGCATTcattatactaagtaaaaaaaagccaatcacagaaggttgcatattgtatgattcatTTAAACAGCATTCTCAAAGTGACAAAATTGTTGTGATGGAGAACagagcagtggttgccaggggttagggttaggggaaagGTGAGATTATTAAGTGGTTGACCATGAAGAAGTTTGTTTTGTGATGAAATAGCTCTATATTCTGAATGTGGTGAAGGTTACATGAAtctatacatgtgataaaatttcataaaatcataGCTACACAAACATCCACACCCACACAAGAGTGCATGTAAAAACTAGCGAAATTTGAATAAGGTCTCtaccaatgtcaattttctgATATTGACAAAATACTAAGATTATGTTAGATATCTCTGGGGAAAGCTAGGAGAAATACTATactattttgaaactttttgtgagtcttaaactatttcaaaataaaaagttatttaaaaactgCATTATTGTAACCTGTACATATTAATTTCACATAACCATTTTCCAGATTTGGGTAACTTTTTGTTACTAAGAAGCAAtgtaaactttttcatttttaaggtttttaaattttaaatggaggCTTGCCACTTTAAATACTCTTAATATTGAATTCTCTCTGTAGTTTGATAAAATTTTTCCATAGTTTTTCAACATGGCATCCAATTTATCTCTACAGTTTTCATAAGTTAGGAATGtaacatttttgttctttactGTGATTACTTACCACATAAATCATTGTGTCAAAATTATACTTGTCCATTCTATCTATAGCAGCTGCAAGATCTCTGAAAAATGGCCATAAATCAAGAGTTACTAAGCAGATCTGGGTAATACTACTGATTTAATAGCAATGAGGATTTTCTAATTAAGAACTCCAATTATCCCACAGCCTGGAGTATACCACCCTTGCTTGTGCCTGCATAATCCCAATACCATACTTTGatagaaaataacaacaaaaataggtTTAGGAAAAGCAATAATGggaaaagcaataataataacagcactgggaaaataataaaaccaaaaataaataaacaaaagctctaCAACAAGAagtaataataactaaaatagcTCTGGGCAAAGTGTCCTGTaggaaaatgttttatgattATTTAAGCCTCTATTGAAAAGAATCATCTAATTGTTACTTCTCTGCAATACATTCTCAtaagaatatatttcaaagataGGTGATGTAGTAGATAAAAAGTTATCTTTTAGCTATTCTTCTATTAGCACTATTAAGGACTTTCAAAGTCTTGGGTTGGTCAGAAGCAATACCttctaaagcattttaaaagacCATAAAGTTCTTTAGCAAAAATTCCACTTCTCTCTTTTATCTCTGATTAAATACAAAATACTCGGTTTGCACATActgtgaaataatgaaaaataagccATATGAAAGCAATGAAAATTAAACCATGAAATTTCATAAACCAAAATTTCAAGTCAAGGATCATGAAAATTTTGAAGTTCAAAATTAAAGCTATTTTTGGTTAACAATATATAATACTGGGAGGAATGAAAAAATTCCTAGATCTTTTGTCATTAGTACCCATCCTCATGATCCTGACATTATACTGCACATGCATTCTCAATGGAggcaaaaaaaattcttattcctTATGCATAAAGCACACGTAGAGCATACAGAATATCGGTGCTATTAAAATATCATGAGGGTTGACAATTAGGGAAAATATGGCTAAGAAGGTTCCTTTGAGAGATTATAATAAAAGTTGGGAAACACTGGTACAGAAGATTATCACAAAAATGATGTCACAAGGACACACTCCTGTTATATTTTTTGGTTTCAGCTAAggacaaaacaaagagaaacttTTTGACttgatgaaaaaacaaaagagaagaatattaGAAAAAGTTCTAGGTTGAGTTTGTAGAAACCGAATTTGAATGCCAGAAGAAATGTCAGGTCATTCAGTCCAGGTTTGTCATTTCAGAAGGCAGAGAATCACAGCCCAGAGAGTTAAAGTGATGGTTATGGGTCAGAGCAAAAAACCCAGGTCTCCAGCCTCACATTCTGCTCTTTTCAGTATTCTGCACTGCTCCTTGTCTACTATAACAACTCCTTTCATTTACAATGCCCGCCTCCCCCAGATGTATTCTATGAGAAACACACTAAAAGGCAGAAACCACTACAGTTAAAGCAAAGTGAAAAATCAAACATTCCAACAAGTggcaaaaaaagttattttcccaaagaaaaaagagaaagggtaaatatacagaaaaatctaGACCTAATGATAGCCCAAAAAAGATACCAGATCAGAGTCTTTATGACATGGAACCTTTATTCTCATCAgacatttcttttcctaaagaaaaacatAGGTGTTGAAAAATCTAGACCTAATGACAGCTCAAAAAAGATACCAGATCAGGGTAGTCAGAGTCTTTATGAAATGGAGCCTGTATTCTCAATGGACATTTCTTCTAACCACTGTGCAAGGGTTTATTAATTTAATCTATTTAGCAATAATTGACTGCcacaaaaaaatttctaatttttttaacctaaaaaaaagTATGTACTTCTTAGATACATGGGTTCTTCTCACTTTCTAACCCCAATTGCATGGAATTgataaaggaaaatgttaaaaagtaacaGAAGGTAGGAGATGAATTCTCTAAGAAGTGGTAAGAGACTTGATTGGTTATTTAAAGTTGTTTGGAACAAATGATGATAGTTAACAATAACGATAAaatatcattgctttatgttacAAAGGTGGTTTGTAACCCTTATAGAAAACTAACAGAAAACTCTGGCCTGCAAGACACTTGCCAGCAGTGCTTGGGTATGGTCATGTTTGCTTGTGTGGATTCTATTGTCTTACCTTATCTTTCCTATTAGCTTTGTCCCAGAAATAAGTGTGTTTGATAAACTCAGTTCTTACTTAACAAGAGACTGCTGCCCTCCACAAGGGTCAGTCatggaaatgaatgaataaaaaatataagtaacaTGGCCTACTCCCTTGGCCTATTTTACCACACTCATAAAGAGGTCTGGTATTTATATGCATGTAAGATGGTCTTTATAGGGTGAGGACACCACTGAGCTAAGTATGGTCATGTTCTAGTATACATTTCCAGCCAATGTGCAAGTGTAAAAATACTTATAGTTGAATATGAAGTCCTTCAGTTTTATAGTATAGAACAATGTATTCAGCTGTGGAATCCTATGATGTCTAACTAATTGTAAACAGTTTGGGGGTCACTTTGCTGATGATATTAAACCTTTCCAGGAATTGTAACTGGCAATAAATAgaaacccaattttttaaaaatgtgaaagcagTAGATTTAGAACCTGCAACTAGGATTTAGTAACAGTTTTGAGGATAAAATGATTGTCTTGACAAAGAACCTGAAGTCACAGTCACATTCCAATGTTTACCCTCACAGAAGCCACAAACCTGGTTGCATAGAGAGAAGTCCCGTCACTTCGCATTACAGTACAAGCTGAGGAGGGGTCACCATTTCCAGAGAGATCCACTACAGCAGTTCCTTTTCTAGAAATGCAAAAGGGTAACTCTGAAGCAACTTAATACATTAAAACCTTTAAAAGTATAACATCTATAACATTAATCTTTGGCAAACCAGaagctatttttgttatttaagtaGCAATAAGCAGTGTCAATTCAAGTTTTAACCACCAGTggaaaaaaacaagaaggaaTATGTTTGAGAATCTCTTAAGAGTGAGTATAATGTAATTGATATTTGGTTATCctatctttttttaatctgttgcTCTGGATAAGGTATTCAGATAAAATCGTTAATATACTCAGTTGCAAAATGACATGCAACTGCAGCTTAATTATGAAATGTCACAGATTCTTCTTTTAATTCAAGTTATCATAACAATCAATATTgggctaagttttttttaatatgccaGAAAGTACACCTGAGTGTACCTTTAAAACCACAGAATTTTGTTATTGTCTTTCCTGCCTGATCAAAAATTAGAATCTGTATATCACAATCTAAAAATTTTCCTTAAGGACATTACTGAGGATGCTATTAACCACATGCTTCATGAAGACAACAGGAGAAATTTTGCTTTGGTACTATGAAAAGAAACACTTCTCTTAAGCAACTGGTTTGCTTCTACATTACATATGCCTGGGCTTCTATGACTGGTGCCATTTCTCTGTTTGTTTAGCTGACAGGAAAGTAAAACCTAAAttagaaagcaagaaataaaaggcatccaaattggaaaagcaGAAGTTAAACTGTCTCTGTTTGCAAGCAACAAGATCTAGTAAGTGGAAAACCCTAAAGATGCTACCAAAAAACtgtcagaataaataaatttagtaaagttgcaggatataagaaaatcaacatacaaaaatcagtagcatttctatacactaacaacaacctatctgaaaaagaaatcaaaaagaacaatcctatttataatatcaagaaacattaaaattcttaggaatatatttcaccaaggaggtgaaagatctgtacactgaaaactatgtAACGCtgattgaaagaaattaagacacaaataaatggaaagatatctaaTGCACATAATTAGAAGATTATTAAAATAACCATcttacccaaagtaatctacaaattcaatataatccctatcaaaactccaacatttttcacagaaatagaaaaagtaattctaaaattcatatgaaaccccCCAAAagccccaaatagccaaagcaatattgagcaaaaagaacaaagctagaggcatcacactacctaatctcaaaatctactacaaagctatagtaatcaaaacagcatcaTACGGGCAGAAAAATAGACATAcataccaatggaacagaatagagagcctagatataaatccacacatttatggtcaactgatcttcaaTAAAGGTGCCAAGATTACccaatgaggaaaggacagtctcttcaataaatggtgctgggaaaactgggtataCACACATGGAGAAGAAAAACCTCGGACCCTCatcttatacaaaaatcaactcataatggattaaagacttaaacctaagtcctgaaactataaaactattagaagaaaacaaaaaggaaaaggtttGTGACAATGGTCTtagcaaagatttcttgaataaGGCCTCAATAAcaggtaacaaaagaaaaaattgacaaatgagattgcatcaaacttaaaagcttctgcacagcaaatgaaacaattaaTAAGGTGAAGTGACAACCTACgatatgggagaaaatatctgaaaaacatacatctgataaggggttaatagccaaaatatataagttcaaacaactcaatagcaaagaAATAATCCAATTTAGAAATGGGGCcaggcgcggcggctcacgcctgtaattctagcactctgggaggccgaggcaggtggatcctttgaactcaggagttcgagacaagcctgagcaagagcgagaccccgtctctactaaaaatagaaagaaattagctggatgactaaaaatatatatagaaaaaattagccaggcatggtggcgcatgcctgtagtcccagctactcggaaggctgaggcaggaggattgcttaagccaaggagtttgaggttgctgtgagctaggctaacgccacggcactcactctagcccggggcaacaaagtgagactctgtctcaaaaaaaaaaaaaaaaaaaaaaaggaaatgggcCAAAAACCTgtatagatatttctcaaaagaagatatacaaatggtaaGTAGATATATAAAAAGGTGTTTAAGATcactactcatcagggaaatgcaaattagaaccacaatAAGGTATCTCcttacacctgttagaatggctttaaaaaaaagagggacactgtctcaaaaataaataaatgagtgagtgaatgaatgaataaataaatcaacaatgaaacaaaataattcaaaatagaaTCACCATATGATACAGCAGtatcacttctgggtatatacccaaaggaaatgaaatcactctATCAGTATACGAGCACTGCctgttcactgaagcattattcacaacagccaagatatgatatggaatcaacctaagtgtctactgacagatgaatggataaaaaaaaatacatacgcacaatggaatactata
This window contains:
- the RARS2 gene encoding probable arginine--tRNA ligase, mitochondrial isoform X2, whose protein sequence is MQFGLLGTGFQLFGYEEKLQSNPLQHLFEVYVQVNKEAADNKSVEKSAREFFQQLEMGDMQALSLWQKFRDLSIEEYIRIYKRLGIYFDEYSGESFYREKSQEVLKLLDSKGLLLKTVKGTAVVDLSGNGDPSSACTVMRSDGTSLYATRDLAAAIDRMDKYNFDTMIYVTDKGQQKHFQQVFQILKIMGYDWAERCQHVPFGVVRGMKTRRGDVTFLEDVLNEIQLRMLQNMASIKTTKELENPQETAERVGLAALIIQDFRGLLLSDYQFSWDRVFQSRGDTGVFLQYTHARLHSLEENFGCGYLNDFNTACLQEPQSVSVLQHLLRFDEVLYRSSLDLQPRHIVSYLLTLSHLAAVAHKTLQIKDSPPEVAGARLQLFKAVRSVLANGMKLLGITPVCRM